In the genome of Helicovermis profundi, the window ATGTGCCAATTGGAAAAATTATTAAAGAAAAAGCACCTTATTCAATTGCCATTGGTTTATCAGCACTTGGAATTTCATTAATAACGGGTCTTATTATGGGCGTTATTATGGCTCTTAAAAAGAATAAAATTCCTGATAAAATTGGTACATTTTATGTAGTTGTAATTAGAGCGGTTCCCCCCATTGTTTACTATTTGTTTATTCAAGTATATTTGACAAAGATACTTAATTTACCAATTCTATTTGATGTTGATGAGCCGTCTAGTTGGATATTACCTACGGTAGCTATGGCACTTGGCAGTATAGCTGGTTATGCTATGTGGATGAGACGTTATATGGTTGATGAACTTAATAAGGATTATTTAAAACTTGCAAGAGCAAAAGGTCTTAGTGAGAAAAAAATAATGTTTTATCATGTTGCTAGAAATGCTTTAGTTCCTATGGTTCAATATTTGCCAGCTTCAATTTTGTTTACTATAGGTGGATCAATTTATATTGAATCATTATTTTCAATTCCAGGAATGGGAGGCCTTTTAGTTGATTCAATACAACTTCAGGACAATAATCTAGTTCAAGCTCTTGTACTTATGTTTTCTGTAGTTGGTGTACTTGGATTATTTTTAGGAGATGTTCTAATGGCAATGTTAGATCCAAGAATTAAATTACATGGTGATGGAGGTGGTAGATAATGGTTAAAAATAATTTAGAAAATTCTGATATAGAAGAGATTGATAAGTCTTTATTTGAATTTGCCAAGTACGACTCTAAAAAGGCAGAATTAATTGGATATTCAAATTATTCATATTGGAAATCAACTTTGAATGTATTTACGAAAAATAAAGTTGCAGTTTTTTTACTTGTAGTAGTAGTTTTTCTTTTATTATTCACTGTAGTTCAGCCATATCTTCCAAATCAACATTCACCAATAAAAATAAATATAGATGAAAAAACTGGATTACAATTAAGAAATTTACCTCCAAGTGCTGAGTATTGGTTTGGAACTAATTCTATAGGACAAGATTTATGGTCGAGAATATGGAGTGGTACAAGAACATCTTTATTTATTGGCTTGACTGTTGGATTTATTGAACTTATTATAGGTATTTTTATAGGATCCATTTGGGGTTATGTAAGAAAATTTGATCCAATAATTACTGAAATATACAATGTTATTACTAATGTCCCAACAACAATAATATTAATACTTATTGCTTATATAATGAAACCTGGAATTATTACGATTATTGTTGCAATGAGTGTTACTAGGTGGACTAATATGGCAAGATTTGTAAGGAATCTAGTGATCATTATAAGAGATAGAGAGTATAATTTGGCGTCAAGGTGTTTAGGTACACCGCTTAGTCGAATAGCCACTAAAAATTTACTTCCCTACTTAGTGTCTGTAATTATGCTAAGACTTGCTCTTGCAATTCCGCTTGCTATTGGTTCAGAAGTATTCTTAACTTATATTGGAATTGGACTTCCTGTTGATGTACCGTCTCTTGGTAATTTGATTAATGAAGGAAGGGTATTTATGATGGTACCTTCATTAAGATATCAATTGTTATTTCCAACAGCAGTTTTATCAATAATCACAATTTCATTCTATGTTATGGGAAATGCTTTTGGTGATGCGTCAGACCCTAAAAATCATCTTTAAGGAGGAGTAGAAACTATGTTAGAAAATTTAAATAAAGAATTAAATAAAAAGGATAAAGAAATAATTCTTTCGGTTTCGGATCTTGTTATTAAATTTGATTTAAGAGGTAAAGATTTAACGGCAATTAGGAAAATTTCTTTAGATTTATATAAAGGTGAAAATTTAGCGATAGTTGGAGAATCGGGATCAGGTAAATCCGTCTTTACAAAATCCTTTATGGGATTATTAGATAAAAATGGTTGGATTGATAATGGAAGTATTAATTTCGATAATAAGAATTTAGCAAAATTTGAAACCGAAAAAGATTGGCTTGACGTTAGAGGAGGAAAAATTGCGATGATTTTTCAGGATCCAATGACTGCCTTAAATCCACTAAAAAAAATTGGTATGCAGGTTCAAGAAGCGGTTGAACTTCATCAAAAAATAAAGGGTGAAAAAGCGAAAGAAATAACTTTAAAACTGCTTGAAGATGTGGGTATTCCATTTCCAAAAAAAAGATATAATCAATATCCGCATGAATTTTCTGGTGGCATGAGACAAAGAGTTGTAATTGCAATAGCAATGGCTTGTAAACCTGAAGTTTTAATATGTGATGAGCCTACAACAGCACTTGATGTTACTATACAAGCTCAAATATTGAATTTAATTAAAGATATGCAAAAAAAATATAGCCTTACTGTAGTATTTATTACACATGATTTGGGTGTAGTTGCTAATGTTGCGGATAGAATTGCGGTAATGTATGCAGGAGATATTATTGAGATTGGAAAATCAGAAGAAATCTTTTATAATCCACAACATCCGTATACATGGGCACTTTTGTCTTCACTACCTCAATTAGGCGAAAAAGGAGAAGATTTATATGCAATTGATGGAACTCCACCAAGTTTGTTTAAAGAAATAAAGGGAGATGCCTTTGCTCCTAGAAATCCAAGAGCATTAAAAATAGATTTTATAAAGAGACCTCCGTATTTTGAAGTATCAAAAACTCATAAGGCAAGGACGTGGCTTTTACATCCAGATGCACCAAAGGTTGAGCTTCCTAGTGCTATAAAAAAGCTTCATGAACATTTTGGAGGTGGAAAAAGTGAATAAAGAATTATTATTAGAAGTGAAAAATTTAAGGGTTGAGTTTGGAAGTAAAAAAAATAAATTTGTCGCAGTAAATGATGTAAGCTTTAATGTGTATAAAGGAGAAACATTTGGTTTAGTTGGAGAATCAGGTTCTGGTAAAACGACAATAGGTCGAGCAATTATGAGAATTAATGAAGCAGCTAAAGGTGAAATAATATTTAAAAAAAATAAAATAAATGGGAAAATATCTAAAGAACTAGATAAAGAAATCACTGAGAAGATTCAAATGATTTTTCAAGATCCTATGGCTTCATTAAATGAAAGAGCAAAGGTAGATTATATTGTTTCAGAAGGTCTTTATAATTTAAAAAAATTTAAAAATGAAGATGATAGAAAAGCTAAGGTTGAAAGAGCTCTTATGGATGTAGGTCTTCTTCCTGAATTTGCAAATAGATTTCCACATGAATTTTCTGGTGGACAAAGACAAAGAATAGGAATTGCTAGAGTTCTTGTAATGGAACCTGAACTTATTGTAGCTGATGAACCTATATCTGCTCTTGATGTTTCAATAAGAGCTCAGGTGTTAAATATACTTTCAAAATTACAAAGAGAAAAACAATTAACATATATATTCGTTGCTCATAATTTATCAGTGGTTAGATTTATAACTGATAGAATTGCAGTTATTCACAAAGGGAAAATTGTTGAATTAGCAGAGTCTGAAAGATTATTTGAAAATCCACTTCATCCATATACAAGGGCTTTAATATCAGCAATACCACATCCTGATCCTATTTCTGAAAGAGATAAGATTATAGAAGTTTATAATCCAGAGTGTCACAATTATGAAATTGACAAGCCTAAATGGGTCGAAATAGAAAAAGATCATTTTGTTTTAGCTAATGAAGAAGAAATTAATGAATATAAAAATGCTTTACTTTAGGAAGTGAAATATGAATGCAATCGTTAATGATACTTTAGTAGAACTAAAAAATAATCCATCTGAAAACTCAATAATTATAGATGAAGTATTTCTTGGAATGGAAGTTGAAATTTTGTGGGAAGATATAAATGATTATTATTATATAAAAACAGATTATGATTATAAAGGATATGCTAGTAAGAAAAGTTTTACTATTGAAAAAAATAAAGTTGATAAATGGAAAAAAGCAGAAAAATATATTGTTTCAGGTGAGTATATAGATGTTTTAGAAAATAATTTTTATGATAGTAAAATTGTTATTTCCTTAGTTAGAGGGTCTAAAATTATTAAAAGTAATAGTAGTAATAATA includes:
- a CDS encoding ABC transporter permease; the encoded protein is MFKYIINRFLRSLLTLFVVITVVFLLMRMMPEEGYFGKEGTDKLDAKQKEAILTNLGLRDPMTVQLKNFYEELLHGSLGDSIIYRPNVPIGKIIKEKAPYSIAIGLSALGISLITGLIMGVIMALKKNKIPDKIGTFYVVVIRAVPPIVYYLFIQVYLTKILNLPILFDVDEPSSWILPTVAMALGSIAGYAMWMRRYMVDELNKDYLKLARAKGLSEKKIMFYHVARNALVPMVQYLPASILFTIGGSIYIESLFSIPGMGGLLVDSIQLQDNNLVQALVLMFSVVGVLGLFLGDVLMAMLDPRIKLHGDGGGR
- a CDS encoding ABC transporter permease produces the protein MVKNNLENSDIEEIDKSLFEFAKYDSKKAELIGYSNYSYWKSTLNVFTKNKVAVFLLVVVVFLLLFTVVQPYLPNQHSPIKINIDEKTGLQLRNLPPSAEYWFGTNSIGQDLWSRIWSGTRTSLFIGLTVGFIELIIGIFIGSIWGYVRKFDPIITEIYNVITNVPTTIILILIAYIMKPGIITIIVAMSVTRWTNMARFVRNLVIIIRDREYNLASRCLGTPLSRIATKNLLPYLVSVIMLRLALAIPLAIGSEVFLTYIGIGLPVDVPSLGNLINEGRVFMMVPSLRYQLLFPTAVLSIITISFYVMGNAFGDASDPKNHL
- a CDS encoding ABC transporter ATP-binding protein, giving the protein MLENLNKELNKKDKEIILSVSDLVIKFDLRGKDLTAIRKISLDLYKGENLAIVGESGSGKSVFTKSFMGLLDKNGWIDNGSINFDNKNLAKFETEKDWLDVRGGKIAMIFQDPMTALNPLKKIGMQVQEAVELHQKIKGEKAKEITLKLLEDVGIPFPKKRYNQYPHEFSGGMRQRVVIAIAMACKPEVLICDEPTTALDVTIQAQILNLIKDMQKKYSLTVVFITHDLGVVANVADRIAVMYAGDIIEIGKSEEIFYNPQHPYTWALLSSLPQLGEKGEDLYAIDGTPPSLFKEIKGDAFAPRNPRALKIDFIKRPPYFEVSKTHKARTWLLHPDAPKVELPSAIKKLHEHFGGGKSE